From a single Lolium rigidum isolate FL_2022 chromosome 7, APGP_CSIRO_Lrig_0.1, whole genome shotgun sequence genomic region:
- the LOC124674204 gene encoding malate synthase-like, producing MPIAMASYDTPEGVDIRGRYDPEFAAILTRDALSFVAGLQREFRGAVRHAMERRRETQRRYDAGELPRFDPATKFVREGEWTCAPVPPAIADRTVEITGPADPRKMVINALNSGAKVFMADFEDALAPTWENLMRGQVNLRDAVAGTITFRDAARGGRVYKLDERTAKLFVRPRGWHLPEAHVFIDGEPAIGCLVDFGLYFFHSHAAFRAGQGAGFGPFFYLPKMEHSREARIWNGVFERAERVVGIERGSIRATVLVETLPAVFQMDEILHELRDHSAGLNCGRWDYIFSYVKTFRAHPDRLLPDRALVGMAQHFMRSYSHLLIRTCHRRQVHAMGGMAAQIPIKDDAAANEAALELVRGDKLREVRAGHDGTWAAHPGLIPAIREVFEGHLGGKANQINAAAAPADAAAITEEDLIQPPRGARTVEGLRLNTRVGVQYLAAWLGGSGSVPLYNLMEDAATAEISRVQNWQWLRHGATLDAGGVAVRATPELLARVVEEEMARVRAEVGVERFRRGRYAEAGKIFSRQCVAPELDDFLTLDAYGLIVVHHPRAPASKL from the exons ATGCCCATCGCCATGGCGTCCtacgacacgccggagggcgtgGACATCCGCGGCCGCTACGACCCGGAGTTCGCGGCCATCCTCACCCGCGACGCGCTGTCCTTCGTGGCCGGCCTGCAGCGCGAGTTCCGCGGCGCCGTCCGGCACGCCATGGAGCGCCGGCGGGAGACGCAGCGGCGCTACGACGCCGGCGAGCTGCCGCGGTTCGACCCGGCGACGAAGTTCGTCCGCGAGGGCGAGTGGACGTGCGCGCCCGTGCCGCCGGCCATCGCGGACCGCACCGTGGAGATCACCGGCCCCGCCGACCCGAGGAAGATGGTCATCAACGCGCTCAACTCCGGCGCCAAGGTCTTCATG GCTGACTTCGAGGACGCGCTGGCGCCGACGTGGGAGAACTTGATGCGCGGGCAGGTGAACCTGCGGGACGCCGTGGCCGGCACCATAACCTTCCGCGacgcggcgcgcggcggccgggTGTACAAGCTCGACGAGCGCACCGCGAAGCTCTTCGTCCGGCCGCGGGGGTGGCACCTTCCGGAGGCGCACGTGTTCATCGACGGCGAGCCGGCCATCGGCTGCCTCGTCGACTTCGGGCTCTACTTCTTCCACAGCCACGCCGCCTTCCGCGCCGGCCAGGGCGCCGGGTTCggccccttcttctacctccccAAGATGGAGCACTCCAG GGAAGCGAGGATATGGAACGGGGTATTCGAGAGGGCGGAGAGGGTGGTGGGGATCGAGCGGGGGAGCATCAGGGCGACGGTGCTGGTGGAGACGCTGCCGGCGGTGTTCCAGATGGACGAGATCCTGCACGAGCTGCGGGACCACTCGGCGGGGCTCAACTGCGGCCGGTGGGACTACATCTTCAGCTACGTCAAGACCTTCCGCGCTCACCCGGACCGCCTCCTCCCCGACCGCGCCCTCGTCGGCATGGCGCAGCACTTCATGCGCTCCTACTCCCACCTCCTCATCCGCACCTGCCACCGCCGTCAAGTCCACGCCATGGGCGGCATG GCAGCTCAGATCCCGATCAAGGACGACGCGGCGGCGAACGAGGCGGCGCTGGAGCTGGTGCGCGGGGACAAGCTGAGAGAGGTGCGCGCGGGGCACGACGGCACGTGGGCGGCGCACCCGGGGCTCATCCCGGCGATACGGGAGGTCTTCGAGGGCCACCTGGGCGGGAAGGCCAACCAGATCAACGCCGCCGCGGCGCCCGCCGACGCTGCCGCGATCACGGAGGAGGACCTGATCCAGCCTCCTCGCGGTGCACGCACGGTGGAGGGGCTGCGGCTCAACACCCGCGTCGGCGTGCAGTACCTGGCGGCGTGGCTGGGCGGGTCCGGCTCCGTGCCGCTCTACAACCTGATGGAGGACGCGGCCACGGCCGAGATCAGCCGCGTGCAGAACTGGCAGTGGCTGCGGCATGGTGCGACGCTGGACGCCGGCGGCGTGGCAGTGCGTGCAACGCCCGAGCTGCTCGCGCGCGTCGTGGAGGAGGAGATGGCAAGAGTCCGGGCAGAAGTCGGCGTGGAGAGGTTCCGGCGGGGTCGCTACGCTGAAGCTGGCAAGATCTTCAGCCGGCAGTGCGTGGCGCCGGAGCTGGACGACTTCCTCACGCTGGACGCCTACGGCCTCATCGTGGTGCACCACCCCAGAGCGCCGGCATCCAAGCTCTGA